Genomic segment of Luteolibacter sp. Y139:
GAAGCTGAAGGATCGCGAGAAGCCTTACCTTCACTGGGATAACAAGCTCACGCTCGAATTCAACGGACCGAAGCCTGATGTGGATCGCATCGAGATTCGCGCGGTGGAGGTGCCGGTCATTCATATCCTCGGTGACTCGACGGTGACGGACCAGACCAACGAGCCGTGGAATTCGTGGGGGCAGATGTTGCCACGTTTCTTCGGTCCGGCGGTGGCGGTGGCGAATCACGCGGAGTCGGGTGAGTCGATCCGCAGCTCGCTTGGCGCGAAGCGTTTCGAGAAGGTCTATCGATCGTTGAAGAAGGGCGACTACGTGATGGTCCAGTTCGGCCACAATGACATGAAGGACAAGAAGCCGGATGCGCTTGCGACGTATCGCTCGGATCTGATGGCGATCGTGAAGCAGGTTCGGGAGTTGGGCGGGACGCCGGTGCTGATCACTTCAATGGAGCGCAAGGGCGGGGTGACCAACGACACGCTGGGAGGCTATCCGGATGCGGTCCGCTCGGTGGCGAAGGAGCTGGATGTGGCGCTGATCGATCTGCATGCGATGAGCCGGACGTTCTATCAGGCGCTGGGCGACAAGATCGGCGGGGCGTTTCAGGATGGGACGCATCACAACAACTACGGCAGCTACGAGCTCGCGAAGTGTGTAGTGGAAGGCATTCGCGCGAAGGTGCCGGAGTTGGCGAAACAACTGCGGCCGGAGGTGACGCGCTTTGATCCGGCGAAACCGGACAAATTGGAGGATTTCCACTATCCGGCGAGTCCGATGATGGATCTCACCAAGCCGGATGGGAACTGAGGGAGATGGCAGCCGTTAGACGCGTGAGGTCTCCCGTTGGGAGACGAAGCCCTTGCTCGCCTTACCCGGCACTTCGTGCCGGGCTTTTATGAGCCGTCCCGTTGGGACGAAGAGTGGAGGCGTCGGTTGAGACGAAGAGCTGTGGCCGCTAGTCAGCGACGGTCATAGACGCGCCGCTACATTTTCAGAGGCCGCCGCTGCATTCCTTGATGGCCTTTGCTTTTGCGGCATCGAGGACGGCTTGCTGGTCGCGCAGCGAATCCAGGCAGGCGTCGACGAGACCTTCATCGAGCGCGTGCACGTCCTGGCCGATGCCGGCGTCACGCAGCAGGAGGACGGTAAGTTCACCGCCGAGGTGCTCGCGGAATTCTTCCAGGCCGAGGTGCACCAGGCGGCGGCCGTTGGTGTCGCGGAGGTCGAGCGCCTCGTGCCACAGGGGAAGCTTGAGGCCGGAGATGACGTCGATGACTCGCTCTGCCACGCACTCGCGCAAGAGGCCACAGCGTGCCGAGTAAAGCGTATCGAGCGCAGCGCCGATCGCCACGGCATGAGCATGGCTGAGAGTGAAGCCGCTGAGCTGTTCCAGCTTGTGAGCGGACCAGTGGCCGAAGTCGAGCGGGCGGCTGCTGCCGGTTTCGAAAGGATCGCCGCCTTGGGCGATGTGGCGGGCATGGAGCAGTGCGGATTTCTCGACGCATTCTTCCAGTGCCGCGGGAACAAGAGCTGCAAGGTTTTCGACCTGCTTCTCGATCCACTCGAAGAAGCTGCCGTCCTTCACGAGGGCTACTTTCACAGCCTCGATCAAGCCGGCGCGGCAGGTCTCTTCGTCCTGGCTGACGAGAAAAGTGAAGTCATTGATGACCGCGAAGGGAACGGCAAAGGCGCCGATCCAGTTCTTCTTGCCGAAGCCATTGATGGCGCACTTCACGCCCACGCCGCTGTCATCCTGCGAGAGCGTGGTGGTGGGGAAGCGCACCAGGCGCACGCCGCGATGGGCGGTGGCCACGGCGTAGCCGACGGCGTCGAGGAACGCTCCGCCACCGATGACGATCACGTAGGAGTGGCGGTCGACGTGCTCGCGGTCGATCAGGCCCCAGACGCGCCGGACCAAATCGTCATCCGCCTTCACGGCCTCGCCGCCGGGCAGAATGTGAATCCCGCGCCAGTCGAAACCGAGGTCGGCGAAGTAGGTCTCGATCCGCCGGGAGAGCTCCGGCCAGGCCTTGGCGACGCTTTCCTCGACGGTCACCAGCACGCGCCGGCCTTCCCCTTCGGTCAGGATTTCTCCTAACAAGGTATTGCCTGCCGAGAAGGCATCGCGCGTGAAACAAACGCGGTGCTTGAAGGTGACGGGAATCTGGAAATCGTGGCGGGACATCGTTTGTGACGGGCGAAAAGTGCCCTTGATACGATCGCAAGCCAACCATTCTTATCCCATGATGGAGCGTCAGGAACCGGAGACTTTGTTTGAAACCCGCTGGCTGGGATTGTACCGGATCGGCAAGTGGGACTTCGCCAAACGGCCGAATGCGGACGCCGCCGTGGGGATCCTGGCGGTGACGCCGGACGACGAGGTGGTGATGATCGAGCAATTCCGGGTGCCGGTGCAGCGCAAGGTCATCGAAATCCCGGCCGGTCTGGTGGGGGACGAGGATGAATTCCGGGGTGAGGATTTGGCCGCGACGGCGGGCCGGGAGCTGCTGGAGGAGACCGGCTACCGGGCGGGCAAGATCGAGCTGCTGTTAGCTTCGCCGACGTCTGCCGGGATGACTTCGGAGCTCAGCCACCTTTTTTACGCCACGGACCTGGTGAAGGAGACCGAGGGCGGCGGCACCGAGCACGAGGACATCAAGGTCCACCTGGTGCCGCGGGGCGAGCTGCGGGCGTGGCTGAAGGCGAAGGAAGCGGAGGGCTATCTGCTAGACCTGAAGATCCATGCCGCGCTTTGGGCGGCAGGGATCTGACGTAGCGTAGCGGAAGCTCTGCGAGCTTCCGGTTGGGCGGGGCTTGAAGGGAAATCGCTAGCGGTTTGCTGGGTTTGGTCCGCACCCCGCCGGAACGACGCAGTCGTTCCGCTACCAGAAGCGCCCCGCTACAGGCTCACTTGCCTTCCCAGTCGCCGAAGGCGCGGAACTTGGCGTAGCGCGCGTCGAGGAGCTGCTGGGTGTTCAGCTTTGCGAGTTCGTCGAGATTCGAAAGGATCGCCTCGCTCAGGGCTGCGGCGGTGGCGGCGTGGTCGTGGTGAGCACCGCCGGTCGGCTCGGCAATGACGCCATCGACGAGGCCGAGCTTCAGGAGATCGGGGGCGGCGAGTTTCATCGCCTCGGCGGCTTCGGGAGCGTGCTTGCGATGCTTCCAGAGAATCGCGGCACAGCCTTCCGGGCTGATCACCGAGTAGTAGGCGTTTTCCAACATCAGCACCCGGTCGGCCACGCCGATGCCGAGGGCTCCGCCGGAGCCGCCTTCACCGAGCACGACGGCGACGACCGGCACTTTCAGCAGCATCATCTCGCGGAGATTGAAGGCGATCGCTTCGGCGATATTCCGCTCTTCGGCGCCGATGCCAGGGTAGGCGCCCGGGGTGTCGATCATTGCGATGACGGGCAGGCTGAATTTCTCGGCGAGCTTCATCAGGCGCATCGCCTTGCGGTAGCCTTCCGGGTGGGCGCTGCCGAAGTTGCGGTGGAGGTTTTCCTTGGTATTGCGGCCTTTCTGGTGGCCGATCACGACCACGCGGCGACCGCCGATGCGGGCAAAACCACCGGGCATGGAATGATCATCGCCGATGTGCCGGTCCCCGTGCAGTTCGCAGAAATCGGAGAAGGCATGAGCGATGTAATCGAGCATGAAGGGCCGCTGGGTATGACGGGCGATCTGCACGCGTTGCCAAGGAGTCAGGTTTTCGTAAATCGCCTGGCGGGTTTCAGCCAGCTTGGCCTCCATGCTGGCGATATCGGCAGACATGTCGATATTCTGTGAGGCCGCCTTGACGCGGAGCTTTTCCAGCTCGCGTTCGAGTTCGGCGATCGGCTTTTCGAATTCCAGCAATTGCATGCGTCGGTGACAGTGAAAGTGGCGGCGGGAAGAGGCTAGGGAGCGGCGGTGCGGATTTCCACCTCATTCCCTCTACGGAGGAGTAGCGCGAGTTCCTCAGCGTCTTCGATCGAGAGCTGGAAGCCGGGACCGGGTCCAGCGGCGGGATGGGCATCCTTGTCGCTGTCGTCATCGGGACGGGCGGAGCGGATCTGCAGCGAGGTCTTTTCGAGGGCGAAAACCTTTTCGGACTCGCGGTATTCCTTCGTGCCGGGAGTGAACCGCCGGTCGCCGATGATGCCGGACTGGGAGGAAATCTTGGTCACCATGCCCGCCTTGTGCGACCCCAGGTCTGCAGAGAGGAGGGAATATTCCTTGATGAATTGGCCGGCCTTCCACAGCGAGAGCGCCTTGCGGCCGGGCTCGATGAGCACCCTGAGATCCAGCGGCATCACCACCAGTTCCTCGGCCGGCTGGAGACCCTTGAGGTCCATCAGGCCGTTGAGGTGCATGATGCAGTCGAGCGAGGTATTGTGCTTGGAGGCGATGCCGGAGAAATTTTCACCGGGCCGCACGATGTGGACCTCCTTGCCCTCCATGTGAACGGCGGATAGCAGGTCATCCATATTCATCTCGCCGACGATGCGGCGGGCCTCGGGGGCGGCTTTCGAGCGCGGGTAGGTGCTGACGACATTCTGGAGTCGCTCGCGGGCACCCGGGAGATCGCCCACGGCGATCATCTCGCTCGCTTTCTCGAAGATCTTCGCACCGGGGTCAATGTCCGGCAGATTGGCATTTGCCTTGGGCAGGGAAACGACCGGTTTGGGATCGTTTTTCACCGGGACCAACTCGGAGAAAGGTCCTCCGAGAGGCTCATTCACGACGTGCCAGACCAGCAGGCCGGTGAAAACGGTGACCGCAAGGACCACCGCGCCAGCCACCAGTTTGATCAAGGTCCAGAGACGCATTCGGGACGGGGTGTATCAGAGCAATCCGCGCCTGTGGAGATCGAAGCGGTTGATCGGCAGCGATTGCCGGATCATCTCGAAGGCGAACTTGAAAATGGATACTTCCCACGCGTCATCGACGCCTTCGATGATCGCTTGGGCGGGATTGCCGGTGCGACGGGCCTCTTCCAGCACGCGTTCGCGCACGGCATCGAGCGTATCGTGGACGATTTCCTCGTGGACCTTGCCGCTGCGGAAACGGAAGCCGTAGCGGAGGAAGGCGAGGTCCTTGCCCTCGGCCTTGAGCTTTTCGAGCAAGGCTTCCATCCGCTCGCGGGCCTTGTCGCCGAAGCCTTCCAGCTCGATCTCCTGCATCGACTCCGGCCGGAGGATTCGCGGACGCATGGCCTCCACCTCGCCTGTGCGCACCCGGATCTCGCCGGTCCGGTCCATCAGCTCGCTGAGCAGGAGAAACTCGAACCGGGTATCGCCGAAGGTATCGATCCGACGGTCCGGCTCGAGCAGGACGCGGGTCGTCTCCAGCGCGTATTGGATGTTGTCAGTCGAGTGCATCGGGCGGCGGCATCGTCCGCGATTTCCGGAGAAGTGCAAAAAAAAGGCAGACTCACGGGGGAGTCCGCCCTTTCGGGAAAAAGCGCGAGCGGTGGCGCTCAGCTCTGGGACTTGATGTAGGTCACCACATCGCCCACGGACTGGAGCTTCTCGGCTTCTTCATCCGGCACTTCGATTTCGAACTCTTCTTCGAAGGCCATCACCAGTTCGACCGTGTCAAGGGAGTCAGCACCGAGGTCTTCGATGAACTTGGCCTCCAGGGTCACCTGGTCGGCGTTGACGCCGAGCTGGTCGACGATGATGTCCTTCACGCGGTCTTCGATGCTCTTTTCAGACATTTTGGGGTGTGCTTGGTAGTTGAAGCTGTGCGGGAG
This window contains:
- a CDS encoding rhamnogalacturonan acetylesterase: MRPHFLFAVPLLVTPLHAGTGPWKFDFGSGKPALGFTAVHVGERYDEAKGLGFDLVGKPTEEGDHVTGAGGYFFSLAVPEGCYEVTVVPAKGADLTVKAESRRLMLEDVHEAAKFTVHVRQPAYPGGSVKLKDREKPYLHWDNKLTLEFNGPKPDVDRIEIRAVEVPVIHILGDSTVTDQTNEPWNSWGQMLPRFFGPAVAVANHAESGESIRSSLGAKRFEKVYRSLKKGDYVMVQFGHNDMKDKKPDALATYRSDLMAIVKQVRELGGTPVLITSMERKGGVTNDTLGGYPDAVRSVAKELDVALIDLHAMSRTFYQALGDKIGGAFQDGTHHNNYGSYELAKCVVEGIRAKVPELAKQLRPEVTRFDPAKPDKLEDFHYPASPMMDLTKPDGN
- a CDS encoding LysM peptidoglycan-binding domain-containing protein, producing MRLWTLIKLVAGAVVLAVTVFTGLLVWHVVNEPLGGPFSELVPVKNDPKPVVSLPKANANLPDIDPGAKIFEKASEMIAVGDLPGARERLQNVVSTYPRSKAAPEARRIVGEMNMDDLLSAVHMEGKEVHIVRPGENFSGIASKHNTSLDCIMHLNGLMDLKGLQPAEELVVMPLDLRVLIEPGRKALSLWKAGQFIKEYSLLSADLGSHKAGMVTKISSQSGIIGDRRFTPGTKEYRESEKVFALEKTSLQIRSARPDDDSDKDAHPAAGPGPGFQLSIEDAEELALLLRRGNEVEIRTAAP
- a CDS encoding acyl carrier protein yields the protein MSEKSIEDRVKDIIVDQLGVNADQVTLEAKFIEDLGADSLDTVELVMAFEEEFEIEVPDEEAEKLQSVGDVVTYIKSQS
- a CDS encoding 3-dehydroquinate synthase, yielding MSRHDFQIPVTFKHRVCFTRDAFSAGNTLLGEILTEGEGRRVLVTVEESVAKAWPELSRRIETYFADLGFDWRGIHILPGGEAVKADDDLVRRVWGLIDREHVDRHSYVIVIGGGAFLDAVGYAVATAHRGVRLVRFPTTTLSQDDSGVGVKCAINGFGKKNWIGAFAVPFAVINDFTFLVSQDEETCRAGLIEAVKVALVKDGSFFEWIEKQVENLAALVPAALEECVEKSALLHARHIAQGGDPFETGSSRPLDFGHWSAHKLEQLSGFTLSHAHAVAIGAALDTLYSARCGLLRECVAERVIDVISGLKLPLWHEALDLRDTNGRRLVHLGLEEFREHLGGELTVLLLRDAGIGQDVHALDEGLVDACLDSLRDQQAVLDAAKAKAIKECSGGL
- a CDS encoding NUDIX hydrolase; translated protein: MMERQEPETLFETRWLGLYRIGKWDFAKRPNADAAVGILAVTPDDEVVMIEQFRVPVQRKVIEIPAGLVGDEDEFRGEDLAATAGRELLEETGYRAGKIELLLASPTSAGMTSELSHLFYATDLVKETEGGGTEHEDIKVHLVPRGELRAWLKAKEAEGYLLDLKIHAALWAAGI
- a CDS encoding acetyl-CoA carboxylase carboxyltransferase subunit alpha → MQLLEFEKPIAELERELEKLRVKAASQNIDMSADIASMEAKLAETRQAIYENLTPWQRVQIARHTQRPFMLDYIAHAFSDFCELHGDRHIGDDHSMPGGFARIGGRRVVVIGHQKGRNTKENLHRNFGSAHPEGYRKAMRLMKLAEKFSLPVIAMIDTPGAYPGIGAEERNIAEAIAFNLREMMLLKVPVVAVVLGEGGSGGALGIGVADRVLMLENAYYSVISPEGCAAILWKHRKHAPEAAEAMKLAAPDLLKLGLVDGVIAEPTGGAHHDHAATAAALSEAILSNLDELAKLNTQQLLDARYAKFRAFGDWEGK